The following is a genomic window from Mus pahari chromosome 1, PAHARI_EIJ_v1.1, whole genome shotgun sequence.
aaagaaaagattataacaataaattgtatttattgcTCTGTGACAATTTCCAAAGTCATCTAAAGAGAGATTTCTGTTAAGGAGGCAGCTGTTTGCCAGGTGGAGGGACGTTTCAGGGTCCTTTGGCTATCACAGGGTGATGTTGCCTCACTGTGGACAGAACACTGTAGCATTGTCTCCGGACAGCTCCACTGTTCTTCATGTCACTGTCAGTATTCCTCCTCTTGGAATCTCCCTGGTCTTTTAGGATAGCTCCACCATGAAACCCATCACTGTGCCATACCTGCTTTGGGCACCTGTCCCCAGGTCTGTGAGCTCCTGGGATGTAGCTGAATTAGTCAGGCCTTAGTGAGATGTTCTTGAGAGAAAAGGACAAGCAGGGCATCTGAGTTGACAGATGCCTAGGAGGGAAGAGTGGGACCCAAGTAGGTACTGATAATCTCACACTTCTAAGAGCTATTGTCTGTCTTTGCTCTTTATAGTGTGAGGCCATGCCATCAGCcagcagaatgagagagagagagagagacagagagagagagagagagagagagagagagagaNNNNNNNNNNNNNNNNNNNNNNNNNNNNNNNNNNNNNNNNNNNNNNNNNNNNNNNNNNNNagagagagagagagagagagagagagagagaaagagagagagagagagagagagaaagagagagagaaatgaaaaggcagtgaaaggaggagaaaggcagaatGCCCTCTGCAACCAGGTTCagtcttctgtctgcctcctcAGAAACTAAAGTCCTGAATAGTGGAGCATCTCTGCAGATCCAAGAGGGTGAGTCCGTGCACCTGGTCTGTATGGCTGACAGCAACCCCCCTGCCATGCTGAGATGGGAGCACTCGGCCCCAAAGCCCCTCCAGCTCTCTACCACCGCCGAACTGCGACTGTCACCGGTGGAGTTGGAGGACCAGGGAAAATACGTCTGCCAAGCTCAGAACAGTCTGGGTAATCAGtcagcctctgtgagcctcaGCATAAGGAGTGAGTTGGGAAatgatgggggctggggggacaTTGTGATCACAGCCTGGGAAATCCCCGCTGATCCCTCTTCCTGGGTTTCACTCCCCAGGCCCTCTACAGCTGCTGGGACCCTCCTGCTCCTTTGAGGGTCAGGGTCTGCACtgcagctgctcctccagagccTGGCCTGCCCCTTCCCTGCGCTGgcggctgggggagggggtgctggaGGGGAACAGCAGCAATGCCTCCTTCAAGGTTACATCCAGCTCCACAGGACAGTGGGCCAACAGCTCCCTGAGCCTCAGCATGGAATTCAGCACTGACCGCAGACTCAGCTGTGAAGCTGGGAGTGACGGTGGAGTTCAGAGGGCCACTATCTTGCTGGTGCCAGGCCCAGAGGTCTCACAGGGTAAGGTGTGGAGAAAGGAATGCTTTCTGTCTAGATTCTATAATGACACGGGGAGTGAGCAAAATGGGGCTAGTGTTTGTGGTTTCCTATCTGTTAGCTTGGTAGGGGGGTTGGGTGCAGGAGGCTGTAGTCACATACAAAGGTAGGGAGGAAAGGACGTAGACCAAAGTGGAAGTGGACATTCTCACAAGGAATGAATTAGAAAAGGTTGGACGCTAAGATGCCTGCTTCGGAGGAAGTCTTTTCATCACCCCAGGTCTCTCTTGTTAGCAGGCAAATCAGAAACCAGTAGAGGAACGGTCCTGGGGGCCATCTGGGGAGCAGGTCTTACTGCCTTGCttgctgtctgcctctgcctcatcttCTTCACGTGAGTCTCACTTGGTGAAGCCTTCTTCTAATGACTGTTGATTGGTTAAAGGATTCCTAAAACTCAGCCCAGTGGGATGATGAGCTACTAGCAGAAACCTCCTGCTAACCTGGTCAGGTATAGATACAGTCTGTTCAAATCACATAGTTCCCCATCCACTGAGGATCTTTAATACACAGAATAATAGTTCTATCTCTGGCCCCTGTACTTGGTCTTTACTGGTCCCAGATTCCATCTAGCTgagctgaaaaaacaaaacaaaacagaaacaaaaccctcATCTCTTTCTCCAGAGTGAAGGTCCTCAGGAAGAAATCAGCCCTGAAAGTAGTAGGCTCAAAAGACAACCATCTTGTCAAGAACCCTGCCTCCACCATAAAGAGTGCAAGCATGACTTCGTCCGACATTTCGTTGGGATACCCAATCCAGGTACCCAGACAGTCCAGCACATCAAAACTGAGCTTCTGTTTTCTCAACGTTTCTCTAGCATCCAACTTTCTTCCCACAGCCACAGGCTGGGGACCTGGCATTTGCCCCCACCTCTATCTTCTGCTTCAGGTATTTGCCCAGGCCTACCCATTGCTTCTGTTAGCAAAGCTCTTCCCAATGTAGCTACCTCCTGCCAAGCCTTCACAGTCTTTCCCTTGGCCTCGGCACTGTTCTCATCAGCCCAGAATAAACTTTCATAAAGGAATTCTAAACACAGCTATTGAGTCTTTACAGTCCAAATATGTGTTGTCTAACAGAAATAGAATGTCAGGCTGGGTATGGTAGGACAGAcctatagtctcagcactcaggaggctgaggcaggaggatgaagagtgTTGACCATATGCCAGGGTGACTTACGAGCTCCTTATAAACTCAAATGTGAAAAGAGAGCTCAagtgtggctcagcagtagagcccTTGCCTTGTGCAGTGAGATTCAGGGACATAGCTTAGAAGTAGACTGTCTACATAGACTCTAT
Proteins encoded in this region:
- the LOC110329083 gene encoding sialic acid-binding Ig-like lectin 5 isoform X3, with the protein product MRWARLLPLLWAGCLAMEAYRISVTDSVTVQEGLCVFIPCQVQYPYSNGPVFGYWFRKGTDISSGSPVATNDPHRSVLKEAQGRFYLMGKQNGHNCSLDIRDAQKIDTGEYFFRLDGSVKYSFQNSMLSVHVIALTEIPNFQVTSALVSGTSTKLLCSVPWACEQGTPPIFSWMSSALTSLGHRTTLSSELNLTPRPQDNGTNLTCQVNLPGAGVTVERTQQLSVTYAPQKMTIRVSWGDDTETKVLNSGASLQIQEGESVHLVCMADSNPPAMLRWEHSAPKPLQLSTTAELRLSPVELEDQGKYVCQAQNSLGNQSASVSLSIRSPLQLLGPSCSFEGQGLHCSCSSRAWPAPSLRWRLGEGVLEGNSSNASFKVTSSSTGQWANSSLSLSMEFSTDRRLSCEAGSDGGVQRATILLVPGPEVSQAGKSETSRGTVLGAIWGAGLTALLAVCLCLIFFTVKVLRKKSALKVVGSKDNHLVKNPASTIKSASMTSSDISLGYPIQVFAQAYPLLLLAKLFPM